In the genome of Streptomyces racemochromogenes, one region contains:
- a CDS encoding TetR-like C-terminal domain-containing protein: protein MDVSAKSSNPERTGPAARILDAARAQLAKLGAAGLSPEGVALEGGLAVSDVEAVFPHRDDLLTALVIDAYDASGAAMERADAEAAAAGAPAGARLLAAARALRRWSFENPAEFTLIYGSPVPGYHAPQDTVPPASRTPAVLAGVIRSALEAGELTPPRRTPPARRLLLPEAVAAFGGVPGAPFSDVIERGIVLWSSLIGLLVFQVFSRTHDSVSDEAAFFDYAIAVAAEGVGLDVPLTEKTA from the coding sequence ATGGACGTTTCCGCAAAGAGTTCGAATCCCGAACGCACGGGCCCGGCGGCCCGGATCCTGGACGCCGCGCGGGCGCAGCTGGCGAAGCTGGGGGCCGCGGGGCTGTCCCCGGAGGGCGTCGCGCTCGAGGGCGGCCTCGCCGTCAGCGACGTGGAAGCGGTCTTCCCGCACCGGGACGACCTGTTGACCGCCCTGGTCATCGACGCGTACGACGCGTCCGGCGCCGCGATGGAGCGGGCCGACGCCGAGGCGGCGGCCGCGGGGGCACCGGCGGGCGCGCGGCTGCTCGCGGCCGCACGGGCGCTGCGGCGGTGGTCGTTCGAGAACCCGGCCGAGTTCACCCTCATCTACGGTTCGCCCGTGCCCGGGTACCACGCGCCGCAGGACACGGTCCCGCCCGCCTCCCGTACGCCCGCCGTACTCGCCGGGGTCATCCGCTCGGCCCTGGAGGCCGGTGAACTCACCCCGCCCCGGCGGACGCCGCCCGCCCGCCGGCTGCTGCTGCCCGAGGCCGTGGCGGCCTTCGGCGGCGTGCCCGGTGCCCCGTTCTCGGACGTCATCGAGCGCGGCATCGTCCTGTGGAGCAGCCTGATCGGCCTCCTGGTCTTCCAGGTCTTCAGCCGCACCCACGACAGCGTCAGCGACGAGGCCGCCTTCTTCGACTACGCGATCGCCGTGGCGGCCGAGGGCGTCGGACTCGACGTCCCGCTGACCGAGAAGACCGCCTGA
- a CDS encoding MFS transporter — MATTPAPTAAKSPSPPPRSILRDPAFLRLWAGTTASGLATWALPFVLGLAVLHRDLGAAGLGLVLAARTAGFLAAVAVGGVLADRHARRAVVLWSALAAGAAAPLLVAGLGRSLVLMTAAAALAGAGQGACRPAFQALVAETVEPERRQRANAAMTLAVRACTLAGPALTALLAAFLDVRTLLLGIGLLWLVAALVPARGAGPAAPAAAAGPAPRAGFRAEFLEGIREARRHPWFLAGLAALVCVISLGYSATSVALPLISRDRYGTEWVLAAAMTAYTVGALAGALLMARWRPRSQGWAAFAGLAAYGFAPLSLVLPVHPALVVAAYAVAGTGIELFNVPWFTATQREVAPDRLARVSSLDFLVSYGLAPVGLALIAPAVNAFGVTPVLTACAAACFLVPAAAALVPTARHFARTAPAARD, encoded by the coding sequence GTGGCCACCACACCCGCCCCGACCGCCGCCAAGTCCCCCTCCCCTCCCCCGCGTTCGATCCTGCGCGACCCCGCCTTCCTGCGCCTGTGGGCGGGCACCACCGCCTCGGGCCTCGCGACCTGGGCGCTGCCCTTCGTCCTCGGCCTCGCCGTGCTCCACCGCGACCTCGGAGCCGCCGGACTCGGCCTGGTCCTCGCCGCGCGCACCGCCGGATTCCTCGCCGCCGTGGCCGTGGGCGGCGTCCTGGCCGACCGGCACGCGCGCCGCGCGGTCGTCCTGTGGTCGGCCCTCGCGGCGGGTGCGGCCGCGCCCCTGCTCGTCGCCGGGCTGGGCCGCTCCCTCGTGCTCATGACGGCCGCCGCCGCCCTCGCCGGTGCCGGACAGGGCGCCTGCCGCCCGGCGTTCCAGGCGCTCGTCGCCGAGACCGTCGAACCGGAGCGGCGGCAGCGGGCCAACGCCGCCATGACCCTCGCGGTACGCGCCTGCACGCTCGCCGGCCCCGCCCTGACGGCACTGCTCGCCGCCTTCCTCGACGTCCGGACGCTGCTCCTCGGCATCGGACTGCTCTGGCTGGTCGCCGCGCTCGTCCCCGCCCGGGGCGCGGGTCCGGCCGCACCGGCCGCGGCGGCCGGTCCCGCGCCGCGGGCCGGCTTCCGCGCCGAGTTCCTGGAGGGCATACGCGAGGCGCGTCGGCACCCCTGGTTCCTCGCCGGTCTCGCCGCCCTCGTCTGCGTGATCTCGCTCGGCTACTCCGCGACCAGCGTCGCCCTCCCGCTGATCAGCCGGGACCGCTACGGCACCGAGTGGGTGCTGGCCGCGGCCATGACCGCCTACACGGTCGGCGCGCTCGCCGGTGCGCTGCTCATGGCCCGGTGGCGGCCGCGCTCGCAGGGCTGGGCCGCCTTCGCCGGGCTGGCGGCGTACGGCTTCGCGCCGCTGAGCCTGGTCCTGCCCGTGCACCCGGCGCTCGTCGTCGCCGCGTACGCCGTCGCCGGTACGGGCATAGAGCTGTTCAACGTGCCCTGGTTCACCGCCACCCAGCGCGAGGTGGCCCCGGACAGGCTGGCCCGCGTGTCCTCGCTGGACTTCCTCGTGTCCTACGGCCTGGCCCCCGTCGGCCTGGCCCTGATCGCCCCGGCCGTCAACGCCTTCGGGGTCACCCCCGTCCTGACGGCCTGTGCCGCCGCCTGCTTCCTCGTGCCGGCGGCGGCCGCCCTCGTCCCCACCGCCCGCCACTTCGCCCGCACGGCGCCGGCGGCACGGGACTGA
- a CDS encoding ABC transporter substrate-binding protein, which yields MRHPVRSALALTLATLALATAGCSTAGGGGSGAAAAPGAAAAASVTSCGTPLTVTAPPERAVALDQASTETLLELGLQDRMAGTANLKTKVPPQYEAAYAGIPVIAPKIATGEQLRAALPDFVVAGSADLFTADRAGTREELAALKVPAFVSAVDCPDRNPAGKSPFELLFSDYENLGRVFGAEERAGRLAAEQRAAVAKAAETGAEVSRGADRPTVVYLYSVFNGMPYVAGKSGLPSEMSRIVGARNAFDDVDGDWPEVSWEEVAERDPDFIVIGDLSERGRPGDSAAEKRAVMARHPVVSRLGAVRDGRIIEVPGIELDPSVRSVHALGLLAAGLKDLGRAR from the coding sequence ATGCGCCACCCCGTCCGATCCGCCCTCGCCCTGACCCTCGCGACCCTCGCCCTGGCCACCGCCGGCTGCTCCACGGCGGGCGGCGGCGGTTCCGGAGCGGCCGCAGCCCCCGGCGCCGCCGCGGCGGCCTCCGTCACCAGCTGCGGCACGCCGCTGACCGTCACCGCGCCCCCGGAACGGGCCGTCGCCCTGGACCAGGCCTCCACCGAGACCCTCCTCGAACTGGGCCTCCAGGACCGGATGGCGGGGACCGCCAACCTCAAGACGAAGGTCCCCCCGCAGTACGAGGCCGCCTACGCCGGAATCCCGGTCATCGCCCCCAAGATCGCCACCGGCGAGCAACTGCGCGCCGCCCTGCCCGACTTCGTCGTCGCCGGATCCGCCGACCTCTTCACCGCGGACCGCGCCGGAACCCGCGAGGAGCTGGCGGCCCTCAAGGTGCCCGCGTTCGTCAGCGCCGTGGACTGCCCGGACCGGAACCCGGCCGGGAAGTCCCCCTTCGAACTGCTCTTCTCCGACTACGAGAACCTCGGCCGCGTCTTCGGCGCCGAGGAGCGCGCGGGCAGGCTGGCCGCCGAGCAGCGCGCCGCCGTCGCCAAGGCCGCGGAGACCGGCGCCGAGGTCTCCCGGGGCGCGGACCGGCCGACCGTGGTCTACCTCTACTCCGTCTTCAACGGCATGCCGTACGTGGCCGGGAAGAGCGGACTGCCCAGCGAGATGAGCCGGATCGTCGGCGCGCGCAACGCCTTCGACGACGTCGACGGGGACTGGCCCGAAGTGTCCTGGGAGGAAGTGGCCGAGCGCGACCCGGACTTCATCGTGATCGGCGACCTCTCGGAGCGCGGGCGGCCCGGCGACAGCGCCGCCGAGAAGCGCGCCGTGATGGCGCGGCACCCGGTGGTGTCCCGGCTGGGCGCGGTCCGCGACGGCCGGATCATCGAGGTGCCGGGCATCGAACTGGACCCCTCCGTACGGTCGGTGCACGCCCTCGGGCTGCTGGCCGCCGGGCTGAAGGACCTCGGCCGTGCCCGCTGA
- a CDS encoding iron ABC transporter permease: MPADPAPRGIAPARLLPGAPGAEPGAEANPGPGTDLLLPSARDRTAPDASGAGPGAEANPGPGTDLLLPSARDRTTPDASGAGPGSGARTERGSGSWTGSRSGGTRLRAWGAGPPGRGGRTVRVFRVLGAAALLAGSLAAAVRTGTADVGWDGLGRAFGARIGLAVEPLPPLLDSLVWDLRLPRVLMAALVGASLAVCGAVLQAVTRNALADPYLLGVSSGASAGAVTVVVLGVGAGALGVTGGALAGALLAFGALLLLLRRTGLDSVRIVLTGVVVGQLFTALTSLVLMASADADTTRAVTHWLLGSMAPARWDTVAVCALVTPLGLAATWLCSHALDGLAFGGDTAASLGIAVRRTRLLLLVVTAALTAVAVATVGAIGFVGLIVPHGVRFLAGPRHRVLLPYAALAGAVFLVWTDALARIAFAPREVPVGVITALLGVPLFLLVLRRRGEL, from the coding sequence GTGCCCGCTGACCCCGCCCCGCGCGGCATCGCCCCCGCGCGCCTCCTGCCGGGTGCCCCCGGCGCGGAACCCGGCGCAGAGGCGAACCCCGGGCCCGGGACCGACCTGCTGCTCCCGTCGGCGCGCGACCGCACGGCCCCGGACGCCTCCGGCGCGGGCCCCGGCGCAGAGGCGAACCCCGGGCCCGGGACCGACCTGCTGCTCCCGTCGGCGCGCGACCGCACGACGCCGGACGCCTCCGGCGCGGGCCCCGGCTCCGGGGCCCGCACGGAGCGCGGCTCCGGCTCCTGGACCGGGTCCCGGTCCGGCGGCACCCGGTTGCGGGCCTGGGGGGCCGGGCCGCCGGGGCGCGGGGGGCGTACGGTCCGGGTGTTCCGCGTCCTCGGTGCCGCCGCCCTGTTGGCCGGCTCGCTGGCGGCGGCCGTGCGCACCGGTACCGCCGACGTCGGCTGGGACGGCCTCGGCCGGGCGTTCGGGGCCCGGATCGGGCTGGCCGTGGAGCCGCTGCCCCCGCTGCTGGACTCCCTCGTCTGGGACCTGCGGCTGCCGCGCGTGCTGATGGCGGCCCTCGTGGGCGCCTCGCTCGCCGTCTGCGGGGCGGTCCTCCAGGCCGTCACCCGCAACGCCCTGGCCGACCCCTACCTGCTGGGCGTCTCCTCGGGCGCCTCGGCGGGAGCCGTCACCGTCGTCGTACTCGGCGTGGGCGCGGGCGCGCTCGGCGTCACCGGCGGGGCACTCGCCGGAGCGCTGCTCGCCTTCGGGGCGCTCCTGCTGCTGCTCCGGCGCACCGGGCTGGACTCGGTCCGCATCGTGCTCACCGGCGTGGTCGTCGGCCAGCTCTTCACCGCGCTGACCTCGCTCGTCCTGATGGCCTCGGCGGACGCGGACACCACACGGGCCGTCACCCACTGGCTGCTCGGCTCGATGGCGCCGGCCCGGTGGGACACCGTCGCGGTCTGCGCGCTCGTCACCCCGCTGGGCCTGGCCGCCACCTGGCTGTGCTCCCACGCCCTCGACGGGCTCGCCTTCGGCGGCGACACCGCCGCCTCCCTCGGCATCGCCGTACGGCGCACCCGCCTGCTGCTGCTCGTGGTCACCGCCGCGCTGACCGCCGTGGCCGTGGCCACCGTCGGCGCCATCGGCTTCGTCGGGCTGATCGTCCCCCACGGGGTGCGGTTCCTCGCCGGCCCGCGGCACCGGGTGCTGCTGCCGTACGCGGCCCTCGCGGGGGCGGTGTTCCTGGTGTGGACGGACGCGCTGGCCCGGATCGCCTTCGCGCCCCGCGAGGTGCCCGTCGGCGTGATCACCGCCCTGCTCGGCGTACCGCTCTTCCTCCTCGTCCTGCGCAGGAGGGGGGAGCTGTGA
- a CDS encoding ABC transporter ATP-binding protein, with protein sequence MRITAEGLSWSVAGTPVVRGVSLDVAPGETVGLLGPNGSGKSSLLRCLAGLRVPDAGTVRYDGACVRDWSARRTARHVAFVGQDAAADSDLTVADVVGLGRTPFRDRWRGPGAHDRAVVAAALERVGLTALAGRSWRALSGGERQRAHIARALAQQPYGLLLDEPTNHLDVRHQLELMELLTGTGRTVLVALHDLSLAARYCDRLLLLHHGRLTASGTPAAVLTRERLAEVFEVDAELTTDALGHPAVGYRGPLPATPRPAP encoded by the coding sequence GTGAGGATCACCGCCGAAGGGCTGAGCTGGTCGGTGGCGGGCACGCCCGTCGTGCGCGGCGTCAGCCTGGACGTCGCACCCGGCGAGACGGTCGGCCTGCTGGGCCCCAACGGCTCCGGAAAGTCCTCGCTGTTGCGCTGCCTCGCCGGGCTGCGCGTGCCCGACGCCGGAACCGTCCGCTACGACGGCGCGTGCGTACGGGACTGGAGTGCCCGCCGGACCGCCCGGCACGTCGCCTTCGTCGGCCAGGACGCGGCCGCCGACAGCGATCTGACGGTCGCCGACGTGGTCGGCCTCGGCCGGACCCCGTTCCGCGACCGCTGGCGCGGACCCGGCGCCCACGACCGGGCGGTGGTCGCCGCCGCGCTGGAACGCGTCGGGCTCACCGCGCTCGCCGGCCGCTCCTGGCGGGCCCTGTCGGGCGGCGAACGGCAACGCGCCCACATCGCCCGCGCGCTGGCCCAGCAGCCGTACGGGCTGCTCCTGGACGAACCCACCAACCACCTCGACGTGCGCCACCAGCTGGAACTGATGGAACTGCTCACCGGTACCGGCCGGACCGTCCTGGTCGCCCTGCACGACCTCTCGCTCGCCGCCCGCTACTGCGACCGGCTGCTGCTCCTGCACCACGGCCGCCTGACCGCCTCGGGCACCCCCGCCGCCGTACTGACCCGCGAGCGGCTCGCCGAGGTCTTCGAGGTGGACGCCGAACTCACCACCGACGCCCTCGGCCACCCCGCCGTCGGCTACCGGGGCCCGCTGCCCGCGACGCCCCGACCCGCCCCCTGA
- a CDS encoding Rossmann-like domain-containing protein: MHSTTTGTPGTPGTSRTVDSLAEAVLAGVHGPLPSALTATSVFWIHHGTRLAGGDTTYLNQYVLVRLGASFGGCAFEAGQIDPAVCRDHSGAPLDVLLREAPRLLRIAALDAYLGAVRPHTAAAAAGEAEPVVLPAGTPEVRARARDAAIAGLLGIERGASVGLIGVVNPLVAAIRERGGEPLPCDFNLKTTQWGDPVTDDMHEVLERADAVVATGMTLGNGSFDTVLERCRARGVPLVVYAQSGSAVARAFLGAGVTALSAEPFPFSQFSAGETVLYRYRTGDRA; encoded by the coding sequence GTGCACAGCACCACCACCGGCACCCCCGGCACCCCCGGAACCTCCCGCACCGTCGACTCCCTCGCCGAGGCCGTCCTCGCCGGAGTCCACGGGCCGCTCCCCTCCGCGCTCACGGCCACCAGCGTCTTCTGGATCCACCACGGCACCCGGCTGGCCGGCGGCGACACCACCTACCTCAACCAGTACGTCCTCGTCCGCCTCGGCGCCTCCTTCGGCGGCTGTGCCTTCGAGGCCGGGCAGATCGACCCGGCGGTCTGCCGCGACCACTCCGGCGCCCCGCTCGACGTCCTGCTGCGCGAGGCCCCGCGTCTGCTGCGGATCGCCGCGCTCGACGCCTACCTCGGCGCCGTACGCCCGCACACCGCCGCCGCGGCCGCGGGCGAGGCCGAGCCCGTCGTCCTGCCCGCCGGCACCCCGGAGGTCCGGGCCCGGGCCCGGGACGCCGCCATCGCGGGGCTGCTCGGCATCGAGCGGGGCGCTTCGGTCGGCCTGATCGGCGTGGTCAACCCGCTGGTCGCGGCGATCCGCGAGCGCGGGGGCGAACCGCTGCCCTGCGACTTCAACCTGAAGACGACCCAGTGGGGCGACCCGGTCACCGACGACATGCACGAGGTGCTGGAGCGCGCCGACGCCGTCGTCGCCACCGGGATGACCCTCGGCAACGGCTCGTTCGACACCGTCCTGGAACGCTGCCGGGCCCGCGGCGTCCCGCTGGTCGTCTACGCGCAGAGCGGCAGCGCGGTGGCCCGCGCCTTCCTCGGGGCAGGGGTGACGGCCCTGTCCGCAGAACCGTTTCCCTTCTCGCAGTTCAGCGCCGGGGAGACCGTCCTGTACCGCTACCGGACGGGGGACCGCGCATGA
- a CDS encoding GHMP kinase, with protein MIPGARTAPARAAAPGGPRAGTGRAPCHHGEILQGVFLDGTGRRCAGLVTLPLAGPAGRARFQPRPGTGPEALGVVPAGRTKAARAAALAVAECARRTGRPPCGGELRLSGGVPVGLGMGSSTSDVIAAVRAVADGYGLRLPPDTVARLAVRAETACDPLMLDGRPVLFAQREGRVLEVLGPALPPLVVVGCLLGGGAPVDTLSLPVRPPAEAGADEVRAYERLRALLRRAVATGDVRLLGEVATASARIGQRVLAHPEFDALTAVARRVGAAGVQIAHSGAVAGLLFDPAAPGLRRRVRSCLRALDAHGIPATRTFTTTEEIPHGPAHRGGGRPARPGTARRPARLPAL; from the coding sequence ATGATCCCCGGCGCCCGCACCGCCCCCGCCCGCGCCGCCGCCCCCGGTGGTCCCCGCGCCGGCACCGGGCGCGCCCCCTGCCACCACGGCGAGATCCTCCAGGGCGTCTTCCTCGACGGCACCGGACGCCGCTGCGCGGGCCTGGTCACCCTCCCCCTGGCCGGCCCCGCCGGCCGCGCCCGCTTCCAGCCCCGGCCCGGCACCGGCCCCGAGGCGCTCGGCGTCGTGCCCGCGGGCCGGACCAAGGCCGCGCGGGCCGCCGCCCTCGCGGTCGCCGAGTGCGCGCGGCGCACCGGACGCCCGCCCTGCGGCGGTGAGCTGCGGCTCAGCGGGGGCGTCCCGGTGGGCCTGGGCATGGGCAGCTCCACCAGCGACGTGATCGCCGCCGTGCGCGCCGTCGCCGACGGGTACGGGCTGCGGCTGCCGCCCGACACGGTCGCCCGGCTGGCCGTCCGCGCCGAGACGGCCTGCGACCCGCTGATGCTGGACGGCCGGCCGGTGCTCTTCGCCCAGCGCGAGGGCCGCGTCCTGGAGGTCCTCGGCCCGGCCCTGCCGCCGCTGGTCGTGGTGGGCTGCCTCCTCGGCGGCGGCGCGCCCGTCGACACCCTGTCCCTGCCCGTACGCCCGCCCGCCGAGGCCGGCGCGGACGAGGTGCGGGCGTACGAGCGGCTGCGCGCCCTGCTGCGACGGGCGGTGGCCACGGGCGACGTCCGACTGCTCGGCGAGGTCGCCACCGCCAGCGCCCGGATCGGCCAGCGCGTGCTGGCCCACCCGGAGTTCGACGCCCTCACCGCCGTCGCCCGGCGGGTCGGGGCGGCGGGCGTGCAGATCGCGCACAGCGGGGCCGTGGCCGGCCTGCTGTTCGACCCGGCCGCGCCCGGCCTGCGCCGCCGCGTGCGCTCCTGCCTGCGCGCCCTGGACGCGCACGGCATCCCCGCCACCCGGACCTTCACCACCACCGAGGAGATCCCCCATGGACCAGCACATCGCGGAGGCGGTCGGCCGGCCCGACCTGGTACGGCTCGACGACCGGCTCGTCTGCCTGCGCTTTGA
- a CDS encoding pyridoxal-phosphate dependent enzyme has translation MDQHIAEAVGRPDLVRLDDRLVCLRFETMKAVSALAAVRHLLDTGAVRRGDTLLDSSSGIYAYALALACHRYGMRCHIVGSTTVDRTLGVQLAVLGATLERMEPCDDLKLDQKRRVERIHEILAEHPEYHWMRQYHDDVHYLGYRAVADRIRGAVGDGPLTLVGGVGSGASTGALARYLRAGPGGSADVELVGVQPYGSVTFGAEHVGDPEIIIAGIGSSIPFGNVAHELYDTLHWISFDAALAGGVDLLRRHAVFAGLSTGAGYLAARHERGRAPERTVVFVAADTGHRYVDSVYARHREAVPVDGLVPREVTATGELCLPWSRMRWNRRPDPRGISACRSPSR, from the coding sequence ATGGACCAGCACATCGCGGAGGCGGTCGGCCGGCCCGACCTGGTACGGCTCGACGACCGGCTCGTCTGCCTGCGCTTTGAGACGATGAAGGCGGTCTCCGCCCTCGCGGCGGTGCGCCACCTGCTGGACACCGGCGCCGTGCGGCGCGGCGACACCCTGCTGGACAGCTCCAGCGGGATCTACGCGTACGCCCTCGCCCTGGCCTGCCACCGGTATGGCATGCGCTGCCACATCGTCGGCTCGACGACCGTGGACCGCACGCTCGGCGTCCAGCTCGCCGTGCTCGGCGCGACGCTGGAGCGGATGGAGCCGTGCGACGACCTCAAGCTCGACCAGAAGCGGCGGGTCGAGCGGATCCACGAGATCCTCGCCGAACACCCCGAGTACCACTGGATGCGCCAGTACCACGACGACGTCCACTACCTCGGCTACCGGGCCGTCGCCGACCGGATCCGCGGGGCGGTCGGCGACGGGCCCCTCACCCTCGTCGGCGGGGTCGGCTCGGGGGCCTCCACCGGCGCCCTCGCCCGCTACCTGCGCGCGGGGCCGGGCGGCAGCGCGGACGTGGAACTGGTCGGCGTACAGCCGTACGGCAGCGTCACCTTCGGCGCGGAGCACGTCGGCGACCCCGAGATCATCATCGCGGGCATCGGCAGCTCCATCCCCTTCGGCAACGTGGCCCACGAGCTGTACGACACCCTGCACTGGATCTCCTTCGACGCGGCCCTCGCCGGCGGGGTCGACCTGCTGCGTCGGCACGCCGTCTTCGCGGGGCTGTCCACCGGAGCCGGCTACCTGGCGGCCCGTCACGAACGCGGGCGCGCCCCGGAACGGACCGTCGTCTTCGTCGCGGCCGACACCGGGCACCGCTACGTGGACTCCGTCTACGCCCGCCACCGCGAGGCCGTCCCCGTCGACGGCCTCGTACCGCGCGAGGTCACCGCCACGGGCGAGCTGTGCCTGCCGTGGTCGCGCATGCGGTGGAACCGCCGGCCGGACCCGCGGGGGATCAGCGCGTGCCGGTCGCCCTCGCGGTAG
- a CDS encoding CBS domain-containing protein has product MTRSVHEVMTSNPVTVEKPTSLAEAARVMRDADIGDVLVVDGGRLLGIVTDRDLVIRGMAENRDPAETTVHAVCTTDPLTVRPGDDVHHAVALMRRNALRRLPVQTEEGELVGVVTLGDLAVESDPGSALAAIAAAEPGS; this is encoded by the coding sequence ATGACCCGGAGCGTCCACGAGGTGATGACCTCGAACCCGGTGACCGTAGAGAAGCCGACCTCGCTGGCGGAAGCCGCGCGGGTGATGCGGGACGCGGACATCGGGGACGTCCTCGTCGTCGACGGGGGACGGCTCCTCGGCATCGTGACCGACCGGGACCTGGTCATCCGGGGCATGGCCGAGAACCGGGACCCGGCCGAGACGACCGTGCACGCCGTCTGCACCACCGACCCGCTCACCGTCCGGCCCGGCGACGACGTCCACCACGCCGTCGCCCTCATGCGCCGCAACGCGCTGCGCCGGCTGCCCGTGCAGACGGAGGAGGGCGAGCTGGTGGGCGTCGTCACCCTGGGCGACCTCGCCGTCGAGAGCGATCCCGGCTCCGCCCTCGCCGCCATCGCGGCCGCCGAACCCGGAAGCTGA
- a CDS encoding DUF6213 family protein: protein MNASIPLVSVPDGGVLIPADEVTGLLRNLAGEWLYVVYHGEVPLDPKTTLGLAGVLMAFADQIDVECIAYLPAPEEDPDR, encoded by the coding sequence GTGAACGCGTCCATCCCCCTGGTCTCCGTACCGGACGGCGGGGTGCTGATCCCCGCCGACGAGGTCACCGGCCTGCTGCGGAACCTCGCGGGGGAGTGGCTGTACGTCGTCTACCACGGCGAGGTCCCGCTCGACCCGAAGACCACCCTCGGCCTGGCCGGCGTCCTGATGGCCTTCGCGGACCAGATCGACGTCGAGTGCATCGCCTACCTGCCGGCCCCCGAGGAGGACCCGGACCGGTGA
- a CDS encoding amidase, which produces MTTFDDRTRVHAFRDDALGEHDAVGLAAAIRRGEVSAAEAARDARERVRAVEDRLHAVQAYADTPDPSPAAAGAFAGVPTFVKDNTDYRGLPTGHGSTAFRPGPARRHAPFARQLLSSGVTVLGKTRLPEFGFSPSTEYEDAEPVRNPWHTDRSAGGSSGGAAALVAAGAVPLAHANDGGGSIRIPAACCGLVGLKPTRGRVVPNDQSRRLPLDLVCDGVVSRSVRDAAAFLAAAETYWRNPALPPVGLAEGPSGQRLRIGFLADSPNGVRSDDATRQAVERTAALLQGLGHTVEPVEMAIDPAFTDDFLTYWGMLSFLIGVTGRTLGPDFDRNRMDALSRGLRETYLENWRRTPAVLRRLRRTKEAYAAAFRGLDLVLTPVLAHTTPPIGHLSPAVPYPALIERILAYVAFTPVDNVVGTPSLSLPAPGGTPDGLPVGVMFSARPGAERTLLEIAFQLEAEHPFRRIQDR; this is translated from the coding sequence GTGACCACTTTCGATGACCGGACCAGGGTGCACGCGTTCCGGGACGACGCCCTGGGCGAGCACGACGCCGTCGGCCTCGCCGCGGCGATCCGCCGGGGAGAGGTCTCGGCCGCCGAGGCCGCCCGGGACGCGCGGGAACGGGTCCGCGCCGTCGAGGACCGGCTCCACGCGGTCCAGGCGTACGCGGACACCCCCGACCCCTCCCCGGCGGCGGCCGGCGCCTTCGCGGGCGTGCCCACCTTCGTCAAGGACAACACCGACTACCGGGGCCTGCCCACCGGCCACGGCAGCACCGCCTTCCGGCCCGGCCCGGCCCGCCGGCACGCGCCCTTCGCCCGGCAGCTGCTGAGCAGCGGCGTCACGGTGCTCGGCAAGACCCGGCTGCCCGAGTTCGGCTTCAGCCCGAGCACCGAGTACGAGGACGCCGAACCCGTCCGCAACCCCTGGCACACGGACCGCTCCGCCGGCGGCTCCTCGGGCGGCGCGGCGGCCCTCGTCGCCGCCGGAGCGGTGCCCCTCGCGCACGCCAACGACGGCGGCGGCTCGATCCGGATTCCCGCCGCCTGCTGCGGACTCGTCGGCCTCAAGCCGACCCGCGGCCGGGTCGTGCCGAACGACCAGAGCCGCAGGCTCCCGCTCGACCTGGTCTGCGACGGAGTCGTGAGCCGCTCCGTACGCGACGCCGCCGCCTTCCTCGCCGCCGCGGAGACGTACTGGCGCAACCCCGCGCTGCCGCCCGTCGGCCTGGCCGAGGGCCCCTCGGGGCAGAGGCTGCGCATCGGCTTCCTCGCGGACTCGCCGAACGGCGTCCGCTCCGACGACGCCACCCGGCAGGCCGTCGAACGGACGGCGGCCCTGCTCCAGGGGCTCGGGCACACCGTCGAGCCGGTGGAGATGGCCATCGACCCCGCCTTCACCGACGACTTCCTCACCTACTGGGGCATGCTGTCGTTCCTCATCGGCGTCACGGGCCGCACCCTCGGCCCGGACTTCGACCGCAACCGCATGGACGCCCTCAGCCGGGGGCTGCGCGAGACCTACCTGGAGAACTGGCGGCGCACCCCCGCGGTGCTGCGCAGGCTGCGGCGCACCAAGGAGGCCTACGCGGCCGCCTTCCGCGGGCTCGACCTCGTCCTCACCCCCGTGCTCGCCCACACCACCCCGCCGATCGGCCACCTCAGCCCGGCCGTTCCCTACCCGGCGCTGATCGAGCGGATCCTCGCCTACGTGGCCTTCACGCCGGTGGACAACGTCGTCGGCACCCCCTCGCTCTCACTCCCCGCGCCGGGCGGCACGCCGGATGGCCTGCCCGTGGGCGTCATGTTCTCCGCCCGCCCCGGCGCCGAACGCACCCTGCTGGAGATCGCCTTCCAACTGGAGGCGGAGCACCCCTTCCGGCGCATCCAGGACCGGTGA